Within the Musa acuminata AAA Group cultivar baxijiao chromosome BXJ2-9, Cavendish_Baxijiao_AAA, whole genome shotgun sequence genome, the region TTGAATCTGAGGAATAAACCACAGAGAGAGCTGACACTAAACTTAATTTCAATGCAAGAACCACAATTACAGAGTCCCATATATCAAATACCATGCACCTGAAAATTGACAAGCAAAATGGAAACAGGTAATTGTTACAAACTTCTGAATGAGCTAACTAATAAATTCAAAGTTGACTTGCCAGACTGAAGTTCAAGCTACTGTCTAAATTGTGCAATAAAACATTTCCAAAATAATTCAACAAGATGTACTAAAAGGCATTCCTGATGTCAAATTgcatcataaagaaaaaaaaaaccaaatttaATTAACATCACCAACAGCCCTTACCTGGGGTGGCTGCtgtggctgctgctgctgatagTTACCATATCCTGGATATGCTGCATAAGCATACATATTAGGATCTTGAGGAGGGGCATATCCATAGGCATCATAGCTTTGGGTGTAACCATAGTAGCCCCCGTTCCACTGGTTGGGATCCTGCTGTGGCTGATAAAAAAGATTTTATTTTTGTCTTTAGCAATAAAACAGGAGAAATAATTTCTTTTAAGAAGGTGAGCATATTCAACCTGTTTATTTGTAGGGCTGCGACCCCATGAGAGCCGGATGTTTTGTCCACCCAATGAGGTCCCATTTAATGTCCTTAAAGCCTCCTCGGCATTGGCCctgagaaaaatcatttgaaaagAATATATAAATGTAAAAGAATTCTTCAATCTAACAGTGCCACTTTGATGAGGTATTTTCCAATTATGAGCTAACCTGTTAGCAAATTGCACAAACCCACAACGCTTGCCTACAGGTATCTTTACATAAACTATTTCTCCATATGGGCCAAAAACTTGCCGCAAATTATCATCTGTAACATTTGGATCCAGCCCACCAACAAATATCTGCAACCAGACAGGATATTTCAGAATCGTAGTGGCATCACTGCCCCTATACAAAAAGCTTAACAAAGTACCCACAGTGGTATTATTTGGATCATTCTCAGACTCAGCACCCTGTGTAGTCTGGTAGGAAGCTGCAAATGACAACGTAGATAAATTCTTGGAGTGACGAGTCTTAAAAAGCACTATATTAAGAATGAACACAAAAAACTAATGCAAAGCTAACCTATCAAAGACGACTTACAATATGCCACAAGCAATTTTATcctttttttgaaatttatatgtGATCCCATATGAAAGTCTTGTTTGTCACATTATAAAACTTGTTTATTGATCTTCTTATGATCCTCTTGAGGATCAGCACTCAGCATCTACTAATCTGGATCAGCTAATCTGAACCAAGAAAATCACAAAAAGAAACCCTGAAAGACAGGATCAGTCAAGCCAGAATCAGATGGGACATCAGGAATCACAAAATTGGTCAATGCCAGCCTGACAACAACTGATACAATCAACTAATCTAATCCAATCTAAATCATCCCAAATTCTGGCTCAATCCCTGTTCACCTAAACCTCAGTGTCGTTTTTTAAAGGCAATTTGCATTATTGGCCGAAAtccattttataaattaaaaatccAATAAGCAATAACATAAGACAAGTACTTTTCAATAAATTATCTTGCATGGTCTATTTTGGAGAAACTTCTATACAAATATTAGCACAACCTCCAAATTGCAAACAGTGCTGGAACTGATTTGAAAGCTCAGGCATTGCTAATACAGAGTAAAAGAAAATGATTCAAAAGAAACTGAATAGCACTCTTTAATGTCAGACAAAACTTTCTTAACTGGCATGTGCAATCATTTGAACAGTCATTAACATGTCCTATCACAACTTCATTATCCACTGCATATGAGCAAAATGCAATTCCACATATGAGAAGCCTAGTGCATAATCAGAGTTAATCATGGCTCCAGAGCAAATCATTTCCATGATTTAAACATCAAGGACCATGTTGAATAGAGCAATCCTATCATAGAAACCAAGCCAATCCATATTTCCTCCAAATACCTAGCTTGACCAATCCCAATGTGTCCACTAGTTAATCATGGCTCCAGAGCAAATCATTTCCATGATTTAAACATCAAGGACCATGTTGAATAGAGCAATCCTATCATAGAAACCAAGCCAATCCATATTTCCTCCAAATACCTAGCTTGACCAATCCCAATGTGTCCACTAAATCTCAATGGAATATCAGTAATCATATAATCATGCACAGACATGTctgaatctattttcagatatcaTGACTACACATCAATAGAACATAGGCATATGTGCAACTTTCTGTTGTTGGCTTACACCAAAATTTGTCACTGGTTTTATCAGTGGGGAGACCAAATGTTTCTTAAAGCAACTAGTTTAAGAAATTCAAATCAATGACCACCGAAAAACAAAATTTAAGTTATCCAAACCAGCTAACAAGCTTGTCCAGGAATTGGACTGACAAAACCCAAAAATAAAGGATAATGCAACATATTAATCTTATTTGAACCATGTACATATAAGAATCAACTAAAATATATCAAATGCTGTAAACAAAAGAAACACTTGGGCATGAAAAGGCTAATGGACAAATAAAGATACATCAAGTAGTAGATTCCAAATAGTTAGGACATTATGGTTTTGATGTTGCTGTTGAAATACATGCATTCGTCCAAGGCCAAAACACATTTATACATGCACTATAAGTTGCATATCTGCAAAAGCAACAAAGTGAAAATTAAAACAAATAAGTTAAGACTAAGACTAAAAAACCAAAAATTTGCACCTGATTGAAAGAAGTACAAAGGTTAATTCGAAAGAATGAATATGTTAAAATTGTAGTTTTATTACACCCACAGATGAAATATTGAATTTTATGTTAGCAGTTCTGTGTGTTTTTGACAATCACATCAAAGTTTGAGCTTATTCTGCTAACATTAAAACCTACATAGAAATACATTAGTATTTGTCCCATTGGaatggaagagaggagaaagaaagaagcatTTGGTCTCAATGCCACATGCAAATCAATAGCAAGCAATACACTAGTTCTCTCTTCTATAAAATGAGGAAAGAACTAAGCAAACAGGATTCACCCTTTTACATTATGTATGGAAGAATATCATAATTAAATAACCCATTACCTTTGCAAGAAAAGGAATTTGGATAGTCTCCACACAAATTAATATCATGCAGTATCCTAATTCTCTCTTCTACATCTTGAGAGAGAGCCACATACATAGGATCCTTAACCATTAGTTTGATAAAGATCTGGCAATCCTGGAAATGATTTCCATGGGTAAATTGATGTCATTATATTCATATACCCCAGAAGCAGCATGACATCAGTGAAGATCTAGGTTAAATAAgatgttaaagaaaacaaatctaTTTAGTCTTCAAGATCTAATTTCAGCAAGATAAGCTTCAGATGAGAAAACCAAGAAGATCTCATTTGTCAAAAGGAATCAAAGAGATATGCTTgagatatattattaataatcatTATTAAAGTACACAAAGCAAATGGAttgagatataaaagagataacgTAAAGAACCAGAGGAGGATTTTCTTGATgagatataaaagaaaaagggaagACAACATATAACATAATTGGATATTAGTTACTTCAGTGGAAAAAACACAGAAGACAGACAATGGAAAATATGAACAATGAAGTTTAGTGAGGAATAGAACAGTATTGAGCTCATTGTCGAACTACTATTCTGGGAATCCACCAACATTAAGAAATAGTTCTCACCAAATATAGTAAACATTTTGTCAATGCAAACCACCGCTACAAAGTGAAAGGCAGCTGCTTAAGAACTCAAACTCCAATAGTAAGATAAGAATCCAAGATAGCTTCAACGAACACCAGCAATGCCCACTCAAGATATTAACTCCATAAaacatttatcaaaataaatattattcaccAAGCTAACCTTGAGTTGAAAACATCAACATATGGCATTTTGAAAGAGGAATTGATCTCAACAAATAACAACCAGTAGCATGATAAAGAAACTAGAGTCGCCTAACCCAGATAGAACTAAGGAGACCATCAGGGCAGTTGAATGATGACCAGAATCATAAATTTTGGCACCTTGAAGAGGGAAAAATTAAAGAGGACTGCTGTTCTGCTTACAACAAAAATAGAAGGGAATATGAATATCTATAATAAAACATGAAGATAGTATCAGAATAGATTCGTATACGGTTCAACGGAAAGAATATAAACTGAAACAAAAAGCTTGATCTACAAGATGCTTGTAGTAACTGAATAAAGGCTCCAGCCAAATTACAAAGAGAATAAAAAATTGATGGTAATATGACTTGAATGAAAGGTGACAGATGCAAGAAACTGAAGGAACTATAATAAAGAGGCAATTAGGAGATTGAAAAGTGAGATTAAAGATAGCTTGTGTAAATTAAATGGAAGAAAAATGTAGCAAACAATGCCACAGAAAAAGGACTAACCAAATTATTACATAATCAAAACACTGACCTAAATTGGGCCACCACTATAGGTGATATGCATCTCTGCTGAATTCAATTCCAAGCCCTAAATGAAGATAGCATGGAATCCTGCTTTGAGACAACACGAGTTTTTATAAGTGTTCTTCACTGAAAACTATGTTTAAATGAGGCCAATTTCACAAAGGAAAGTACTGGAAGGAAATGACTTTGTACATCAAGGAAAGCAATGCCCTTGTCTCCAGGACTACAACTGGGAAATTAGAAAAACTGAGGATAAAATTTATCTGATTCCACTAAAATACTAAGCAATCAGCTGATATAACTAAAAATACAATATGAATCATCAGACAATTTAGTTAATATGATACCTGCAGAACTTCGTACAAACAGTTGATAAAATGAGcaaacataatattaaaattacagGAATATTATCAAGACACATACCATTCGCAGGATACTGCTGTTGCGCACCCAAAGTCTTCTTATTGGCCGCTGCTCCAATCCGCATGGGTCTCGTTGAACAGTAAAGTCCGTTCATTTCAGTCATGGCTCTTGTTTGTTCATTTAGATCCCCAAATTTAACAAAGCCATAGCCTTTGGAACGCCCAGTCAATCTATCAGTAACAACTTTGGCACCCTTAACTGATGGGTAGTGGTTTTTGAATGTCTCTTGCAACAAATAGTCAGTGACATCTGCAGCCAAATCCCCAACAAAAATTGTATAATCGGCACCATCACCACGTTTCTCACCGGCTCCACAACTTGCCCAATTCAGTCTGAAAGCTTGTTCAGTGTTAGGCATCACTTGACCATTAAAAGTTTGAAGAACTCGATCTGCGGCGGCACGAGATACAAATTCAATAAAACCATAACCTTCCGATTGCCCATTCAGCTTATTGCGGATAATTTTAACCGAAAGAACCTGCATCATTAGTTATATAAATGAGAAAAGACCAACACACTAAGTAGGTACCAACAGTGTCACATCAATACAGAAAAGATGAGATCTAGAGGCATGTAAGAGTACCTAACTCAGCAAGTAAACAAAAATACTACAAACTTGAAGGAGCGAAACATTACAACAACTATATAGTTGAGCTCTAATGTTTCCAGAAGTATCAGAGGAAAAATATATGAGCTGCCTGAGAATGGAAAGGGTCGCTGATTTAATcacattattttatattaaaatttaacaaGGAAACAGTCTGATAATTAAAGTGGATTGTGGTACCACTTCGAATATATTACATCAAACCTTACTCTAAAGAAACTATGCACAGGGTTAACTGTGCTCATAGCTACTGCACATGAGCATGAGTCACATATGAAGCCTAAGCTTCTAGAATGTAGGCTTGAGGCTAATGCAAACTCACGATATGTTATACAGATCCCTAAGTTCATAATTTGGATTTCCATGTTCTTTCTacttttgatactttaaatttgaaCTAGCTACTGATGCATCTTTGGGGCACTGGTGTCAGTGTTTTGTAAATATATAAAGCTATTCCAGTACTTGCATCCACTTAGTGCTCTAGTTAGTAACTGGTCGAAAGCAACTATAATTTACAAGATCAACAATTTACTCATTGCAAAAGGAATAAACAAGCGATTACATTTGGAACATTTTGCTCTCAAGAATGGACAACTCAAGAAACATAAGCGGCTTTGAAATAAACAATAAGTTCTGATCATGAAAACCAATAGCCGAATTAACAAACTACTCAtgctaaagaaaaaaaaacctttaTTTCTTAAACCTGACTGTATATGTAAACCATCAAAAGTCTTGCAAACCCCAAGCAACATGATGATCTAGTCACTGGCCTCAGGTATCCCATTTTCAACCAGAATAAGGAACTCTGATTCATAGCCCACGCTTTGTAAGTTTCCGCTCTTAACCTTTGTAAACCTGATCTTAGTTTTCTACAATTTAGAATTTTATTACTTCGAAACAAACATAAATTGAATAATGGATGCTATATCAGCATCAGGAAGGAACTTGTTCACCCTTCCTTTTGTACAGGCAATGAATCAAACATGCCATCGAACTGGTGACTAACTCCGAATACCAAATTAGGAGCTACCAACTGAAACTATAGAAACACAGAATCAAGAAAAAAACATAATCTTATTTAATAGGAAAAGAGATAGACCTCTCCAGTGTGAACAAAGCAGCTGTAGAGATAGTTCTCGTCCATCCAGTACTGCAAGTCACCGACCCAGAGCGTGCGGATCTCATCAGCCGACGCCGGCTGTGGCACCATAGCCTGGGCCGGGGCAGGCGCAGGTGCCGCCTGGTACTGCATCTGGGGAGGTGGCACCTGCGCCGGAGCCTGGTACTGCGGCTGAGGCTGCGGCACGGCCTGGGGGACCGGCGGGGGCACCTGGGAAGGCTGCTGGTTCCACATCGGCGGCGCCGGGGCGGCCTGGTAGTACTGCTGCTGCGGGGGAGGAGGCGGCGGCATCATCATCCACtgctgcggctgctgctgctggtcCATCTGGGGGGGCGGCACCATCGGAGGGGGTTGCACCATCCCGCCGGCAGGCTGCATCATCTTGGAAGCAAAAAGAGCGTCAAAAATAATCAAACTCCGACGCTGAGATCGAGAGATACAAGGATAAGTGGCGATCCAAGACGATCGAACCAACTTGGATAAGCCCTAACCCTAGGAAAAGGGGAGAGATTGGGGGCTAAAAAGGAGAGGGATGGGGTAAGAGAGAAGTGGAGAGAGGACCAAAAGAGAGCCCGTGAGAAGCGGCGAGGTGAGATGTATACATACAAACAAGATAGGAATACTTGTCTGCGACTATTACCAGTCTCACGATTGGGTCAAAATTTGGGGCCCACTTCTAACCGTGACGACACGCGAAAGAAGGTAGAAACGACGGGTAAGAAGAGCGTTTCCGAGACCAAGAGAAGAAGTACACCCATGCGCGTGTCCGCATAAATGGTCCGTATGCTACATTCCATGTCATCATGGGCTGGGCCTCTTTGCTCGAAGATTGATGCATAGAGTTTCATCTGACCCACTTCAATGTCATTCAGAGATCCTTTAATCGAGCTTGTGACCAATTCATCTCAAATCCTAATCCAATCCATCTCCAAATAAGTCAACTTCCAGTCAAGAATCAATTATTACAAGTTTGCAAGTGATCACAGTAGTTCTTAAACAGCATGCTGTAGTGGGTTTCTGCTGCTGATAAGGTCTCAATTAAGTTTGCATTATGTTTCAGATTTGTTGGTTGATGTTAATTTTCATCAAGATGACTCAGTGATAGTCCTGTGAATCTTCTTCTAACCTACAACttgcttcttgtttcttctcctgCATGATTTGTTTGGAGCTCCTGCTTGCACACTGACATGGAGGCTTGAGAGTAAGCTGTCATCATAGAACACAAAATACAAGCAGAACAGAAGCATTACATGCAGTCTTAATTACAAACCTCGAGAAACAGTCGTCTCTCAGTTTAA harbors:
- the LOC135623616 gene encoding RNA-binding protein L-like, encoding MMQPAGGMVQPPPMVPPPQMDQQQQPQQWMMMPPPPPPQQQYYQAAPAPPMWNQQPSQVPPPVPQAVPQPQPQYQAPAQVPPPQMQYQAAPAPAPAQAMVPQPASADEIRTLWVGDLQYWMDENYLYSCFVHTGEVLSVKIIRNKLNGQSEGYGFIEFVSRAAADRVLQTFNGQVMPNTEQAFRLNWASCGAGEKRGDGADYTIFVGDLAADVTDYLLQETFKNHYPSVKGAKVVTDRLTGRSKGYGFVKFGDLNEQTRAMTEMNGLYCSTRPMRIGAAANKKTLGAQQQYPANASYQTTQGAESENDPNNTTIFVGGLDPNVTDDNLRQVFGPYGEIVYVKIPVGKRCGFVQFANRANAEEALRTLNGTSLGGQNIRLSWGRSPTNKQPQQDPNQWNGGYYGYTQSYDAYGYAPPQDPNMYAYAAYPGYGNYQQQQPQQPPQ